From the Drechmeria coniospora strain ARSEF 6962 chromosome 02, whole genome shotgun sequence genome, the window TGGCATGCGGCTCCGGGGAGATAAGTCGGTGTTCCCGCCATTAGGAATGCGCGAGGTTTGCAGCAACTGCTGCTGTTTCTGGGACAATAGCTCGTCGTACAGCTTCTGAACGCTGAAGGGTCTGCCGGTGCTGAGCTTGTGCAGCGCGTCGGTGAGGTTGGCGGTAAAGGACTTTGTCGAGTCGTCTCGAGGATTTCCGCCTGAGGGATGGGCGGCAATTGCCTGCTTGATGCTGTGACTACCAGCGAGGGGGGCGTCGGCAATTCCGCATGAATCCAGCAAGAGAAGAATATCCGACTGAGCATCCTCCAGCAAGCAACGGACACCATCCCACTTAATTTTGACAGCGTCTACACGGTCATCGCTGCAGATTTGCGGTCAGCCGGACAGACTCGGTGCACGACAAGCAATGAATCAAGCATTTTCCAAAACTCACCATGCCCAGTACAGCTGATTGTCGGAGCCGAATTGGTCATGGCCAGCGTAGAATACTATCAGGAGTTGGCCGGGCCTGGTACTATCGAGAAATGTGGCCAGCTTCTGGGCCAGCTTGGCGCCGGAGTGTGGAATGGCGGGTATCTCCCATCTTTGCGTGTCGAAGCCGTACTGCTTCTGGAATACACGTTCGAGGGATGCGATGTCGTTCTCAAAGTGGTCATCTCCCTGCCAGCTCAGCAGCAGGACGGAGGCGTTCATGTACGTCGGCCGTTCGGTCCGACGCTGTATGAGCATGGCGGCATCCTGCAGATGGCGGGCAAAGGATTCGAAGTCATGGCGTTCGGCAACGGGGGGCGGTTCATGGACAGGGTGCTGTTGCTGGGACGGCTGCTGTGACTGTACCTCCAAGTCCACATGTCAGCACGGATTGCAAAGAAACGAAGGACACGGCCAAAGACGGAAAAATTGGGAAGCTAGGGAGGCGGACCGATTCGTATGAATACTGGACGGGTTGAGAGTTGAGGGCCGAAGGGTTGACTTTTGGAGCCAGCTTCCGCTTCTTGCTGGACGGCTCCATGAGCGAGCAGAATGGGAGGTGGAAGGATGAGAAAGGCCCAGGCAGTGGTGAGGAGACAAGGTCTTGGCGAAGTTTGAGGTAGTCGGGGAAGAAGCCGAGCAGCGCTTTTCGCCTCGATGAGcgacgcggacgaggagggggcCAAGCAAAGGACCAGGCAGGCCTAGGGCTCTTGATCGGACGAGCAAGCGGAAAGAGcaggcgagctcgaggagggaCGAAGAGAGAAAACGGCTCTTGGCTCGCTGCCAGCTTCCATTGGCCCTCTCTCACGGCGGATTCACGAGGAATTGAAAGTTGCTGAGCGGAGGGGCCTGGCTCGGGgggcagcgtcgtcggggtcAGGTCGAGGCTAAGGGTTCTGGGCAGGGCTCCAATAGGCGAGGCTGCGGCTTGGCTGCGGAGGGGAAAATGGGACCCAAGTTGGCATGGGCGAAGATGGCATGGGCGAAGACGAGCCACAAGAGCCGACgggctgtacggagtgctggaCGGAATCCCAGACGTTTGCTGCTggtggggggagggggggggcaatGGGCCTACGATTGGCCGGTAGCCGAAGCGGGCGTGGCACAGGCGAGCAAGTTCACGCAGGTGCCGAATGGGTATCCATTCAAATctactgtacggtacggagtcggtataaatactccgtactccgtacactttTGTGCACTAAAATTCTGTGGTACTAcaacatgtaagtacacctacagtgcagaCCAGtgacgagcaagtacagtgcagtgcagcgAGTGTACCACTACTTGTGCGTACTGGGTACTTAGCAGAGGACGGGATAGTcaataagtactccgttcttgcATGTATAATTACTGCATGgacttacagtaagtatgaTGTAGCCGTAGCATGCAAATGCAACTGTCCTGCTGCACGCGCCATGCTACTTGGTACTACTTGGGTACTCTGTATGTactacatgcatgtacatgcactccgtactccgtactccatacggtATTAATTATTCACTCCATTCAGCTGTAGTTGTATATTATCCAGAAGCCTCCGGAAGTTCAAGACCGACCTTGGCACGACGCACCAATCGCCATGGCCTCTTCCGTTGCGAAACATGCCGAGTCTGTGTTAATTCAGGCGGAAGACAGTGCAAGCAGTCAGGTTAGCGGGATGCTGTTCTTACCTGCCGGCATGTCAGAACGCGCATCCGCAGCCTTGTCGACGGGCATTCGCCCTCTGCTTCGTTTCGTAAGTACTCATCATGACGATCAGAGAATTTCACATTGATATCGCACGCGTAGGAGAACCGCATGCTATTGTATCGAGGTCGCGGCGGTGGCAGGCAGGTATCTGGTCGGTTCGATCGTCGTTTTCTTCACGAGACATGGAGTCAAAAGACAGACCCCATCAGGCGACCATGGCCACGAGCCTCGAGCTGAACAGGCTCACGCCTCCCGGCACATCATCTACCTCATACCTTGTTGGGAGTGCCCCTCATctgatggcgatgccgctGCGCTCGACTGGTGCCACGCCATACAGGCAGAAAGGGTATCCGTCACAGCTGCAGGGACCAGGGTGTGGCTGGCGAATTGGCTCAGTCTTGTCCGCCTTGGGCCATTGTGCGACGGTAGAGACGGCCTCGGGCCTGCACGCGCACGCATCGGAACGGCCAACTGAGCCAACTGAGCATTGAGGGGTTATCCCGTCGTGCGAAATCGTATTCATACGCACACCACTTGGCCGCATCCCGAACAACTCGAGGCTTGATACCGGATCTCCCATGCGGTGCTATTCAGCCGGCACTGCCTGCCTCGCTGCCAGTTTGACGCTCtactcgccggcgccgccgcttcggagacggaggccgaggccgaggcttAATTCGGACTCGAGGTCCCCTAGGTGAGTGTGAGTGGTGAGACTTTGTGCGGGCAGTGAGACAAATGCAAACCAGAGCGGTGCGGCGGGCTGAAAGGGACGGTGACGGAGAGCACTCGCGGATGGGAGGTGACGTTGCAGCGCGTTGCCATTTGCTCCCAAGTAGCGCACATCACATAATAATACTTgactacacctacttgcgTGTACGTTGTATGTTCCATTTCCAGCCTTGCGCCCGCTTGCCCTAGTCGCTCGACTCGGCTCTGCAGCCCCGACGAAGGACACGCAGTGCAGATGTCCAAAGGCTATTCAGCACGGGCGAAAAAGGGTGCGAAAACACCTACACCTCTCTACAGAATAAGCGCATGAACTGAAGGGCTGGTTGCAGCAGCTTCTGCGTGCCCTTCTACTTCTCGTGCTTGCTCCAGTTGTCGAACCCATCGATCGTTCCGCGATTGTTGTACGCACGTTGAGAGCGCATATGAAATGGACTATGTGAGCGTGATTGGGCTGATAGGAGGATAAGCAGGTACCAACTAGTAGGTAAAACACAGTACATGAATTTGCGTGTAAGCGAGGACGTTCTCCAGTAACACAGCCACCGACACTAAGCCCCGCCGCTAGCCTGCCAGGCGTTGgaaggtgtacttgcatttacATGACATGTGCATGCGCACAAGCACCATACCTAAGTACGGTAATATATTAAGTAATTGCCTACtgggtactctgtacggatTACACtactgtattacagtactctgtattactccgtaagtactccgtactggtagaAGGAAGCGGTTTGTAgcattacatgtactacgtactccgtactgcgcaACTacctgtaggtacctacctagtagtaatatataagtactactaggtacttaccaCTACACATTGTACACcacctacatgtacctactatTAGCGTCTGGCAGCGAATGATTTTACGACTTGTTCAGCAAGTGTTTAATAACGAGAAGTACATTCCTATACTCTTCGTTGTTGGCGTCCTCGAAATTCGTGGCCAGTTCAAATACACTTGCGCCGTTCTTGCGATTAATGCATCGACATTGGCTCCTTTCCATTGTGCCTGCATCACAAACTGCCCCTGGCTCCAATGTCGAGTTTCATCGTGTCGATTTAAATTCCTCATCATCTCCCGCGTTACGGACCACAGCCCGGGCCTGTCTTTGTCCAGTTCGCTGCATGATGGTTCGGATGAAATGGAAGCGCTTCCCTCCATCCAATAGTCGCGTTCCCCATTTGTCGGCGATTTGATGTCAACATTCGTATTATATTTCCTGCTGCGTCGAGATGATTGTCTTCCTACTGTGTGAGAAAGTTGAAGAAGCCATAGGGTCAATGTGGTAATTATCTGGCAAAAATGCAGCATCATAGATTGCAAATGTCTCGATAGTTGGCACCCATAAAAAATGCGACATGCTCTTACCGCACTCGAAGAATGTGCAAATCTTATAAATTCATTACTACAAATGGTCGGTACGCATTAGGAATGCGCATGCAGAATCACACTTACCAAGCAGGTATTTTCACGGGGCAGTTGTTTGTCTCTTGCGAGAATTGCGAGCACCCGCCACCATCTCATAGCGAAAGTGCCAGGCAGTTACTACAGGTATCCCGTACAACATCAGTGCTAGGCATTCAAATTGGTACTATATCACAACAAACGGATGGCGTACCCGCTTGGCGGAGTTCACACACACGGGGACTATCATCAGACTGGTTGGATACTGTCTCTTTTTGGTGCTGATACCTTTTGAAGGCTCTGTTTCGCTCGACAGTCCTGGAGGAAATCATCCCCAATATATTCGAGAGTCATCACCGGCTTGTACTTCTTACCTATTATCGCAATTTTGATTCGCTACAAAGCACTcgtgtactccgcactcaGTACCAGCACTCGCATTGACGAACACATTTGCCAGTCGAGCATCAATGCAAGATGCAACTCTCTTAACGCTTAGGGAAAAGCATCGGCATTGTTGCGAGGCAGAACCAGGCAAGCTCGCCATCACGCCAGAGCCAGTCGAATGCCAAGAAATTAAGCTTTCCCCAGCCCACGGTTGAGAGACGCTACGAGCGCCTCGTTAAATAGCCGTCGTTCGCCAAACAGGGCAGTGCACGAATGGTGGGCACTAACGATCACCAGCTGCCCAACGCCACCAGCTGCGTCTGGGTGTTGTGCTTGGTTTGCGCTGCGCCGATTGCTGCTGGACAAGCGAACAAACCAACAGGATCTGCCGACCTTCCTGGCACCATACCGAGGTTTCCCGTTCCATAGATTGTGGCAAGAATGCGCTGAAGCACTAAGCATcttctgctccgtacatgtacaagcatgtATGATGTAGGGAGTGGTTGCGCTTTTTTTTTCTTGCACActcttgtacttacttatacgtacttgtgcagaGCTAACCAAGAGCACATGCTCTGCCAGTGTGAGGGCGGAGATCAGTCGCAGCCTGATCTGCTGCCAAGCCTGGGGTATGCTGCACAGCCCAGCTCCCCCATAGAAACGAAACGAGGCCAGCAGGCAGGCTCGACAGCAAGATTCGCCTCGTTCGCAAACCGGTTTTCGGTCGCTTCCCCTCGTCCCCTCAGCCTCGTAGTGCATCTTCTCCCGACCTGCATCGTCAAGCGCTTGAAAAATGGGCGCGTCGTCATTTAGAGTTGACGCCAACTGCCGCTTCCTTCTGTGTGATCGTTCCGTCCGGTCCCCTGACGAGCAGGGAGGCCGCCCTAAATCGCGGGCACCTCCGCCTGGGAGTGGTTTGTACCACTAGTGCCTTTGTACTAGTATCCTTCTTTGGCGGGCCGCAGTCGCGCTACATCGAATTAGCACCTGAAGCCCCGCCATAGCTTTGCCTCAGCGACGTACCGGTACctgaaagtactgtacagtacaagaacTTGCAGCGGGTTAACAATAGGTGCCCCAGCCTCTCACGAAAAAACCAGCTGACCCCACCTCACGTCGCACCCGCTTTCTGAGATCGTGCTTCTTCATCTCCGTACTCCGGGGGAGGTACAAAGTAATGTCTCATACGGATTTCAACCTTATTATATCCAGCACCTACCATAGTAATGTAGTCAGCTGTTCCTACGCTGTGGTGGCATTGGTAGCCTTGTTCCGTTGCTGCGTAGTACTCATCGAAACGTTTGTGGAGTTCAGCTAATAATTATTACCAGCCCctactattactaggtactaggtattactgtacgccgtacttcGGTACCTAGTGCTTCTCCGTATGGCGTcggtgcatgtaagtacttacttgtacagtacttgcacttgtagAACGAGGAATGTACCCAGGTACAACAACCAGTAAGTACGAGGTTCCAGTGGGGGTTGCGTCACGGGCAGCTGCTGGCTGAGGCGAAGTCATCATCGACCAACGAGTCAGCCTCCTCCTCAGCGCTAGAATCCCAATCCCAACCTCGCCCAACGCTTGACCATTTCCTCTTTCCTTCGAGATCccgaggcggcggacgaACTTGCTCCCGCGCACATGCTCAAGCGCCATCGCCCCTTGCTTGATAGATAGCTTATTCACCCCGGCCTTCGAACAGTGATTCCATCCTCAACCATGGACTACAACGGAGTCCGACGCAAGGACACCACCAAGGGTCCGCCTTTGCGCATCCTCTCGCTTGGTAAGAATGCCCTATCCCCCGTCCATCGTCCCCCATTTTTGCCGGCCTTTGGCCGCCTTCCCGTTCGTCACTGACCAGCCGCAGATGGAGGAGGCGTCCGTGGCTACTCGATGCTCATCATCATTCAGGAGATTATGCATCGAACCTTTGTCGAGACCGAAGGCCGTGCCCCCCGTCGTCATGAGATTCCCAAACCGTGCGATCACTTCGACCTgatcgtcggcaccggcaccggcggcctCATCGCCCTCATGCTCGGTCGTTTGCGCCTCGACTTGGAGACGTGCAAGGAGCTTTACGTCCGCCTGACGCGCATGGTTTTTGAGACGGACAAGACCATTGCCGGCATACCATACCGCTCCACCCTCTTCAAGGCGAGCCGTCTGGAGGAGGCCATCAAGCAGTGCGTCGGAGAACACACCGTCTTTGAGAAAGaaggcaacgacggcgatgacgacgacgaattCGAAGCCGTGAATCCTCTCAACCCCGCCCAGCACTCGAGCGCATACCCGACACGGCACGCGAGCAACGCGAGCACCATCAGCTTCAGCGCCAGAAGCCCTGCGGCCCAAATGGCAGCCAGACCTGCCTTCAACCCGAGAAGGGGAAACCCGAACGCGCGGCTGTACGATGAGCGGGAGACCAGGACCAAGACGTGAGTGCATCGTCCCACCCTGTTGGCCGACAGAGCTAGGCCGACACGAAGCTGACCCGCGACCGCGCAGTGCCGTGACGGGAGTCTACAGGGGATCCCCTCGAGGCGCTCCGCCTGCGATGCTGCGATCGTACGATTCCCGTCGTGAGCCGCCGCCCGAGTTCGACTGCAAGATATGGCAGGCCGGGCGAGCGACGTGCGCCATCGGACTCGCCTTCAAGCCCATCCAAATCGGCCAGTCCTGGttccacgacgacggcgtcggcaccttcaaccCCGCCCCGGAGGCTCTGGACGAAGCGGTCGTCAACGAGTGGCCGGGTCGAgacgtcggcgtcttcgtGAGCGTCGGGACCGGTCGTCGACCCAAATCGAGCGACGCCAACCAGCAGATGTGGTACGAAGGCTTTCTCGGGGACTACGCCGAAGCCCGAAGGAGATTGATCGCCAAGATTGAGCGGTGCGAGGAGATTCACGGCATGATGCTACGCGAGCGCCTGTCCAAGCGGGGAGTCAACCCGGAAAGCTACTATCGGCTCAACGTCGAGATCGGAGTTGGCGAGTTTGGAATGAACGAGTGGCACAGGCTCGCAGACATCAGCACCGGCACCCGGCGGTACATGGCCCGCGAATTGGAGCAACAGATGATTCATGGCATCTCCACCAAACTCGCCAAGATCCTGAAGGCCAAGCTTCGCTGGGAGCGGGCGGAGCGGGGGATTCCGGATCTCGTCAAGACGACGTTGACAAACAACCTAGAGAtgcccctcgccgtcgagctgccggGCGACATGCCGACCTCGTTCGCGCCCCGCAGCCCTCTGAGCCGGTCGTCGTTCGAATCCGGCTCGGAGAGTTTACAGGTGGGAAAGACGCAGCCAGTGTCACCTCGAAGCTCTCACGATCGGATCGGCCCCGACATGGACCGGCCGCTGCCACCGCGTCCGATTAGCGAAACCTCGGCGGCGTACGTGGAGGAACCGGACCGACTGCACTTTCCGTCCCCGACGCCGTTGCAGTACCGACACGCATCGGGCGCCGACAAGATCGCCATCAtgagcgccgacgagcatccccggc encodes:
- a CDS encoding Patatin-like serine hydrolase, with product MDYNGVRRKDTTKGPPLRILSLDGGGVRGYSMLIIIQEIMHRTFVETEGRAPRRHEIPKPCDHFDLIVGTGTGGLIALMLGRLRLDLETCKELYVRLTRMVFETDKTIAGIPYRSTLFKASRLEEAIKQCVGEHTVFEKEGNDGDDDDEFEAVNPLNPAQHSSAYPTRHASNASTISFSARSPAAQMAARPAFNPRRGNPNARLYDERETRTKTAVTGVYRGSPRGAPPAMLRSYDSRREPPPEFDCKIWQAGRATCAIGLAFKPIQIGQSWFHDDGVGTFNPAPEALDEAVVNEWPGRDVGVFVSVGTGRRPKSSDANQQMWYEGFLGDYAEARRRLIAKIERCEEIHGMMLRERLSKRGVNPESYYRLNVEIGVGEFGMNEWHRLADISTGTRRYMARELEQQMIHGISTKLAKILKAKLRWERAERGIPDLVKTTLTNNLEMPLAVELPGDMPTSFAPRSPLSRSSFESGSESLQVGKTQPVSPRSSHDRIGPDMDRPLPPRPISETSAAYVEEPDRLHFPSPTPLQYRHASGADKIAIMSADEHPRPPPRQQPLPPPVPPKTPLPDSERHFQQHVGGRGHRMPTPPYPLDDEPPPPPVNMARKPDYRGR